The Pseudoxanthomonas suwonensis sequence GCAGTGCCAGGTCCTCGTCGTGGTAGCGGATGGCCTCGTCGGCCTCGGCCAGCACCTCGTCCAGCCAGTCGCCGATCAGTTCGGCCGCGGCCGGCGCGCGCATGCCGACCGAGAAGGTCAGGCACGGGTCCTCGGCCACCCCGTGGTGGGGCACCAGCGGCGGCAGGTAGAGCATGTCGCCCGGGCCCAGCACCCAGTCGTGGGTCGGCTCGAACCGCCGCAGCAGCTTGATCGCCACGTCCTCGTGGAATTCCAGGTCCGGCGCCGGTCGGCCCATCGCCGCGCTGGCGTCGATCTGCCAGCGGCGGTGGCCCCAGGCCTGCAGCAGGAACACGTCGTAGTGGTCCACGTGCGCGCCGACCGAGCCGCCGGTGGCGGCGAAGCTGACCATGACGTCGTCGATGCGCCAGCGCGGCAGGAAGCGGAAATGCTCCAGCAGCGCCGCCACGTCCGGGTCCCATTTGTCCACGTCCTGGACCAGCAGGGTCCAGTCGTGGTCGGGCAGGCCGGGGAAGTCCTCCTCCTGGAACGGGCCGGTGCGCACGTCCCAGCGCCCGCTGGCGCGGTCGAGGCTGATCAGGCGCGTCAGCGTGCCTTCCTCGCAGGCCAGGCCGGCCAGGTCCTCGGGCATCAGCGGGGTCTGCAGGCCGGGGAAGGCATTGCGGATCAGCAGCGGGCGCTTGTGCCAGTAGTCGCGCAGGAAGGCCTCGGGCGGCATGCCCAGCGGCGGCAGCCTGGCGGCATCGACCTCGAAGGGCGGTTCGGCGCGGCGGCCGCGGGAGGCGGGTGCGGCCTTCTTCGCGGCGGCAGCGGTGGCCTTGGCGGGCGTGGAAGAACTCTTGCGGGTGCTCATGTGGCGATCTCTTCGTAGCCGCGGCCGAGGAACTGGAGCAGGCACCAGCCGTGCCCGAACGGGTCGGCCAGCGGCACGATGCGGCCCCATGCCGCTTCGCGCACCACGCCCTCGGCGCGGGCGCCGGCGGCGAGTGCGCGGGCCAGCGCCGCGTCCAGGTCCTCGACCACGATGTCCAGGTGCAACGGGGTCCAGTGGCGCCGGTAGTCGCGCGCCGAACCGGCCGCGCCCTCGCTGCCGGCGTCCTTGCGCAGCAGGTAGACCGGCAACGGTGCGCCGGCCAGCTCCAGGCCGTCGTCGCCGAAGCGGCGCGCGGGCAGCAGGCCGAAGGCATCGCGGTAGAACGCCTCGGCGCGGGCCAGGTCGTCGACGTCGATGTTGATCAGCAGCTGCATGTCGGATCGCGTCGGCGTG is a genomic window containing:
- a CDS encoding cupin domain-containing protein encodes the protein MSTRKSSSTPAKATAAAAKKAAPASRGRRAEPPFEVDAARLPPLGMPPEAFLRDYWHKRPLLIRNAFPGLQTPLMPEDLAGLACEEGTLTRLISLDRASGRWDVRTGPFQEEDFPGLPDHDWTLLVQDVDKWDPDVAALLEHFRFLPRWRIDDVMVSFAATGGSVGAHVDHYDVFLLQAWGHRRWQIDASAAMGRPAPDLEFHEDVAIKLLRRFEPTHDWVLGPGDMLYLPPLVPHHGVAEDPCLTFSVGMRAPAAAELIGDWLDEVLAEADEAIRYHDEDLALPADPNEIDAAAMDRVVAALNAIRMNDPDRLGDWFGRFITTYRAAGDVVPRGDERPRIELDWDLAHGAALQRHPASRLAWRRSRHGASLFCSGRTLALPMADARLLADARLLDGAAWDALSAAGRDAAYELYQAGHYALLADDPDADNDA
- a CDS encoding VOC family protein; translated protein: MQLLINIDVDDLARAEAFYRDAFGLLPARRFGDDGLELAGAPLPVYLLRKDAGSEGAAGSARDYRRHWTPLHLDIVVEDLDAALARALAAGARAEGVVREAAWGRIVPLADPFGHGWCLLQFLGRGYEEIAT